A single Fusobacterium hominis DNA region contains:
- the yqeC gene encoding selenium cofactor biosynthesis protein YqeC translates to MYKQFNIKKSDVVTITGAGGKTSLMFALANELSTLGKVLVTSTTKIYVPQYNLFEELLLSDFTFKGSNKNIFVAGKKIVDNKLHGLSYEEINRLKNNFDFILIEGDGAKEKLLKEWSEFEPCIPSFSNKIIGVVNMDILNNKLTNENIHRFELFADKFSNYIYQNISKDFLVEYISKAQYFKNSQTKDKYIFFNGIDGENLLDKFSLAIATCNTLTQNNFAPKLILGSVKEGIIYPFVPVSAIVMASGFSKRMGQNKIKLLYNGVSLLENILDKIKLSNFYEVIVCGREPWTENITQKFNFKYIDNKLASLGQSESIKLGVLNSTGKGYVFFPADQVLLSTYTIEKLYYNFEKYGYITIPTSCGNRFSPVFFPANKKEELLNLEGDRGGKNIIKNTPTISLVDFPYDDEFLDIDTPGDYQYISKK, encoded by the coding sequence ATGTATAAACAATTTAATATAAAAAAAAGTGATGTTGTTACAATTACTGGAGCTGGTGGTAAAACTTCTCTAATGTTTGCTCTAGCTAATGAGCTATCTACACTTGGGAAAGTATTAGTTACATCCACTACTAAAATATATGTACCTCAATATAATCTATTTGAAGAACTGTTATTATCTGACTTTACTTTCAAAGGAAGTAATAAAAATATTTTTGTTGCCGGAAAAAAAATAGTAGATAATAAACTTCATGGACTTAGTTATGAAGAAATAAATAGATTAAAAAATAATTTTGACTTTATTTTAATAGAAGGTGATGGAGCTAAAGAAAAACTGCTTAAAGAGTGGAGTGAATTTGAACCTTGTATCCCTTCCTTTTCTAATAAAATAATCGGTGTAGTTAATATGGATATTTTAAATAATAAATTAACTAATGAAAATATACATAGATTTGAACTTTTTGCAGATAAATTTTCTAACTATATTTATCAAAATATCTCTAAAGATTTTCTTGTTGAATATATATCAAAAGCACAATATTTTAAAAATTCACAAACTAAAGATAAATATATTTTCTTTAATGGTATTGATGGAGAAAATCTTTTAGATAAATTTTCTTTGGCTATTGCTACTTGTAACACACTTACACAAAATAACTTTGCCCCTAAACTTATTTTAGGCAGTGTAAAAGAGGGAATTATTTATCCCTTTGTTCCTGTATCTGCAATTGTTATGGCATCTGGATTTTCAAAACGAATGGGTCAAAATAAAATAAAACTTCTTTATAACGGAGTTTCCCTACTTGAAAATATACTTGATAAAATAAAGCTTTCTAATTTTTATGAAGTTATTGTATGTGGAAGAGAACCATGGACTGAAAATATAACTCAAAAATTTAATTTTAAATATATTGATAATAAACTAGCATCACTAGGTCAAAGTGAAAGTATTAAATTAGGAGTTTTAAATTCTACTGGAAAAGGATATGTCTTTTTTCCTGCTGACCAAGTTTTGTTATCTACATACACTATTGAAAAACTATACTATAACTTTGAAAAATATGGATATATCACAATTCCTACCAGTTGTGGAAATAGATTTTCCCCTGTGTTCTTTCCAGCTAATAAAAAAGAAGAACTTTTAAACTTAGAAGGCGATCGAGGAGGAAAAAATATTATAAAAAATACTCCAACTATATCCCTTGTTGATTTTCCATATGATGATGAGTTTTTAGATATTGATACTCCTGGTGATTACCAATATATTTCTAAAAAATAA
- a CDS encoding PTS transporter subunit EIIC codes for MFKQLQKIGKAFMLPIAILPAAGLLLGIGGALSNPTTVATYPFLNIPILQGIFKVMTGAGNIIFGNLALLLCVGLCIGLAKKDKGTAALAGVVGFLIMNGTISTLLSIFNPNGNAIDTGVVGAIAVGSVAVYLHNKYQNIQLPQFLGFFGGSRFVPIITSFASIFIGAIFYIIWPPFQQIIINLGDVIAKAGPIGTFLYGFLMRLCGAVGLHHMIYPLFWYTALGGHAEVAGHMVEGAQKIFFAQLADPNHVGLFTEGTRFFAGRFSTMMFGLPAACLAMYHCVPADKKNKYKGLFLGVALTSFITGITEPIEFMFLFVAPWLYVIHAILDGISFFIADILQISIGNTFSGGIIDFLLFGVFQGNDKTNWILEIPFGIVWAFVYYFVFKFCILKFNVPTPGRENDDILDDSKDVKVTTKETLKEDAIEIIEALGGAENIEEVDACITRLRVSVKSTEKVNKDKLKKIGATDVLEISGGIQAIYGAKAILYKNIIVDILGIDN; via the coding sequence ATGTTTAAACAATTACAAAAAATAGGTAAAGCATTTATGCTCCCTATTGCCATTTTGCCTGCAGCAGGGCTTCTGTTAGGAATAGGTGGAGCACTATCTAACCCTACTACAGTTGCAACTTATCCATTTTTAAATATCCCTATCTTACAAGGTATATTTAAAGTAATGACTGGTGCTGGAAATATTATATTTGGAAACTTGGCACTACTTTTATGTGTAGGATTATGTATTGGGCTTGCTAAAAAAGATAAGGGTACAGCAGCTCTTGCAGGAGTAGTTGGCTTTTTAATTATGAATGGAACTATTTCTACTCTTCTTAGTATTTTCAATCCAAATGGAAATGCTATTGATACTGGAGTAGTTGGAGCTATTGCTGTTGGTTCTGTTGCTGTTTATCTACACAACAAATATCAAAATATTCAATTACCACAATTTCTAGGATTTTTTGGTGGATCACGTTTTGTCCCTATTATTACTTCATTTGCAAGTATTTTTATTGGAGCTATCTTTTATATAATTTGGCCTCCATTCCAACAAATAATCATAAACTTAGGAGACGTAATTGCTAAAGCTGGTCCTATTGGAACATTCTTATATGGATTCTTAATGAGACTTTGTGGAGCTGTAGGATTACATCATATGATTTATCCACTATTTTGGTATACTGCCCTTGGTGGACATGCTGAAGTAGCAGGTCACATGGTAGAAGGAGCTCAAAAAATATTCTTTGCTCAACTTGCTGATCCAAATCATGTTGGACTTTTCACTGAAGGAACTCGTTTCTTTGCAGGACGTTTCTCTACAATGATGTTTGGACTTCCAGCTGCTTGCTTAGCTATGTATCACTGCGTTCCTGCTGATAAAAAAAATAAATATAAAGGATTATTTTTAGGAGTTGCACTAACAAGTTTCATCACTGGAATTACAGAACCTATTGAATTTATGTTCTTATTCGTTGCTCCTTGGCTATATGTAATCCATGCTATATTAGATGGTATTTCATTTTTCATAGCAGATATTCTTCAAATCTCTATAGGAAATACATTCTCTGGTGGAATAATCGACTTTTTACTATTTGGAGTATTCCAAGGAAATGACAAAACTAACTGGATTTTAGAAATTCCATTTGGTATTGTTTGGGCATTTGTATACTATTTCGTATTCAAATTCTGTATTTTAAAATTTAACGTTCCTACTCCAGGAAGAGAAAATGATGATATTTTAGATGACAGCAAAGATGTAAAAGTTACTACTAAAGAAACATTAAAAGAAGATGCTATTGAAATCATTGAAGCTTTAGGTGGTGCAGAAAATATTGAAGAAGTTGATGCATGTATTACTAGACTTCGTGTTTCTGTAAAATCTACTGAAAAAGTTAATAAAGATAAACTTAAAAAGATAGGTGCTACTGATGTTTTAGAAATTAGTGGTGGTATTCAAGCAATTTACGGTGCTAAAGCAATTCTTTATAAAAATATAATTGTTGATATTTTAGGAATAGACAACTAA
- a CDS encoding methionine ABC transporter permease, whose protein sequence is MVFNMILTSTLETLYMVFFSTIFSLLIGFPIGILLVITKEGGILERPKLNKILEVLINTLRSFPFIILMILVFPLSRIIVGTTIGSTAAIVPLSISAAPFVARMIEGALNEVDKGLIEASSSMGASNLTIIFKVMIPETMPHIIHGLTVTVISLIGFSAMAGTIGAGGLGDLAIRFGYQRFKTDIMVYSVIVIIIVVQIIQSLGNYLVNRSKKYR, encoded by the coding sequence ATGGTATTTAATATGATATTAACTTCGACTTTAGAAACATTATATATGGTATTTTTTTCAACAATTTTTTCGTTGTTAATAGGTTTTCCAATAGGTATTTTACTTGTTATAACTAAAGAGGGTGGAATATTAGAAAGACCTAAATTAAATAAAATATTAGAAGTTTTGATAAACACATTACGATCATTTCCATTTATCATTTTAATGATATTAGTATTTCCATTATCGAGAATAATTGTGGGAACAACAATAGGAAGTACAGCAGCAATAGTGCCACTATCAATATCAGCAGCACCATTTGTAGCTAGAATGATAGAAGGAGCCTTAAATGAAGTAGATAAAGGACTTATAGAAGCAAGTTCTAGTATGGGAGCTAGTAATTTAACAATAATATTTAAAGTTATGATTCCAGAAACAATGCCACATATAATTCATGGACTTACAGTAACAGTAATAAGTTTGATTGGATTTTCAGCTATGGCAGGAACAATTGGTGCTGGAGGGCTTGGAGATCTAGCTATAAGATTTGGATACCAAAGATTTAAAACAGATATAATGGTATATTCAGTAATTGTGATTATTATAGTTGTACAAATTATACAATCACTTGGAAATTATTTAGTTAATAGAAGTAAGAAATATAGATAA
- a CDS encoding YfcC family protein → MTLSKKKKREFPTAFTVLFIILIFAAVLTYIVPSGKFSRLTYDGTTKEFIITDQDDSTKTVPATQNVLNDFHIQLELSKFEDGTIKKPIAIPGTYTRIEQHPQGLLDVIKAPVIGVMDSVDIMIFVLILGGIIGLVNKVGAFDAGIAALSKKTKGKEFILVVLVFALTTLGGTTFGLAEETIAFYPILMPIFLISGFDAITCIAAIYMGSSIGTMFSTVNPFSVVIASNAAGISFTTGLTYRIIVLIIGSIITLAYMYWYTVRVKNDPTKSLVYEESPAIRERFLKDYDPNVVIDFTVRRKLIILIFSVAFIVLVWGVSLGGWWFEEMSALFLGVAIVIMLISGLSEKDAVNTFVAGAADLIGVVLTIGLARAINIVMDDGMISDTLLYYSINMITGMSGPLFAIAQLGVFSFLGFFIPSSSGLAVLTMPIMAPLADSVGLSREVVINAYNWGQGLMSFITPTGLILVTLEMAETTFNKWLKYILPLMIIMGIYSIIALVIGTYI, encoded by the coding sequence ATTACTTTGAGCAAAAAGAAAAAGCGAGAATTTCCTACAGCCTTTACGGTACTTTTTATTATTTTGATTTTTGCAGCTGTTCTTACTTATATTGTACCATCAGGTAAATTTTCAAGATTAACTTATGATGGAACAACTAAAGAATTTATAATAACAGATCAAGATGATTCTACAAAAACAGTACCAGCAACACAAAATGTATTAAATGATTTCCATATTCAACTAGAGTTATCAAAATTTGAAGATGGAACAATTAAAAAGCCAATTGCAATACCAGGAACTTATACTAGAATAGAGCAACATCCACAAGGGTTATTAGATGTCATTAAAGCTCCAGTTATTGGAGTTATGGATTCAGTTGATATTATGATATTTGTTTTAATTCTTGGAGGAATAATAGGACTTGTTAATAAAGTTGGAGCTTTTGATGCAGGTATAGCAGCACTCTCTAAAAAGACAAAAGGAAAAGAATTTATTTTGGTTGTATTGGTTTTTGCTCTTACAACATTAGGTGGAACAACTTTTGGACTAGCAGAGGAAACTATAGCTTTTTATCCTATTTTAATGCCGATATTTTTGATTAGTGGATTTGACGCAATTACATGTATAGCAGCAATTTATATGGGATCATCAATAGGAACAATGTTCTCTACTGTAAACCCATTTTCAGTTGTTATAGCATCAAATGCTGCAGGAATAAGTTTTACAACTGGATTAACTTATAGAATAATAGTACTTATCATAGGTTCTATAATAACTCTAGCTTATATGTATTGGTATACTGTTAGAGTAAAAAATGATCCTACTAAATCGTTAGTTTATGAGGAAAGTCCAGCAATAAGAGAACGTTTCTTAAAAGATTATGATCCAAATGTAGTTATTGATTTTACTGTGAGAAGAAAATTAATAATTTTAATATTCAGTGTGGCTTTTATAGTTTTAGTTTGGGGAGTTTCATTAGGTGGCTGGTGGTTTGAAGAGATGTCAGCACTATTTTTAGGTGTGGCAATTGTCATCATGCTAATCTCAGGACTTTCTGAAAAAGATGCAGTAAATACATTTGTAGCAGGTGCAGCAGATTTAATAGGAGTTGTTTTAACTATAGGACTTGCAAGAGCAATAAATATAGTTATGGACGATGGAATGATATCAGATACACTGCTTTACTATTCAATTAATATGATTACAGGAATGAGTGGACCATTGTTTGCTATTGCACAACTTGGAGTATTCTCTTTCTTAGGATTCTTTATTCCTTCATCTTCAGGACTTGCAGTTCTTACAATGCCTATAATGGCACCTCTTGCAGATAGTGTTGGATTATCAAGAGAAGTTGTAATAAATGCTTATAACTGGGGACAAGGATTGATGTCATTTATAACTCCAACAGGACTTATATTAGTTACATTAGAAATGGCAGAAACAACATTTAATAAATGGTTGAAGTATATATTACCACTGATGATTATAATGGGAATTTACTCTATTATAGCACTTGTGATAGGAACATATATATAG
- a CDS encoding sialidase family protein, which yields MKKLALLTLFCSFATGVIAAPNDGWNEAMTVFKAGSVDGKNGFRIPAITSAGNGILIAAADYRYKNKDWNTDMGTTNENPNPYIIIKVSNDGGNTWEEKELKLPTLPNNVTGELQPAITDPTLVHNKDTGTSFLFGYNNTNHIAVTGGKSSFFMYSSNDGGNTWSDYRDIKEEILTELEKQGISRDKYENILQGPGSGITYNGTVYVPIQMFNEGNSWGGDFTSTSGFIYSNDNGETWKVATLEGILPQGETPGETVSTSESSVFYHKGKIHLAAKVENGANYDEFSGKRVVYSYDNGKWEKVNEDFLPEDMAKCETSSLSLSEDVYLVGYSTETDGTRINTYITTNTGRKIKIFDGPTYGYTSMTADEDNLYALFETSQGKADIDMRRFDISAKEYANVNAQILNRANSILDIQDKLFASRSYLTGQYGSQDRSEVEAVVLNGNYKIGAFHKNTKKNSEDVYRTIEYKTEDTTLVLSQDNLFTNNDNIFIGYQYTKLEYINGSKNDVNSFVMGYSGRYNFKDVYNYHFALNGIYSNNKLKRNDAEGLGKSASFDSYSISMKNEINRDIDLYESAKFNVGLGLKTTYFGHDDIKEKNGNGFNDAFVDKSNNFSNEIYIKARVDKDVRLNEKFGLNFGTELKYKKELMNVDEWKDKFTVLDVEKEYSRPLSKHDGGVVEAKISASLDIADKVETSISYSIDSTGEGVTKGAITYKF from the coding sequence ATGAAAAAATTAGCATTACTTACATTATTTTGCTCATTTGCTACAGGAGTTATAGCAGCTCCAAATGATGGTTGGAATGAAGCAATGACAGTTTTTAAAGCTGGATCAGTTGATGGGAAAAATGGATTTAGAATACCAGCAATAACATCTGCAGGGAATGGGATACTAATAGCGGCTGCAGATTATCGATATAAAAATAAAGATTGGAATACAGATATGGGAACTACAAATGAAAACCCTAATCCATATATTATAATAAAAGTATCAAATGATGGAGGGAATACTTGGGAAGAAAAAGAATTAAAATTACCAACTTTACCCAATAATGTAACTGGAGAATTACAACCCGCAATAACTGATCCAACTTTAGTACACAATAAAGATACAGGAACTTCTTTTTTATTTGGATATAATAATACAAATCATATAGCAGTTACTGGTGGAAAATCTAGTTTCTTTATGTATTCTTCAAATGATGGTGGGAATACTTGGAGTGATTATAGAGATATAAAGGAAGAAATATTAACAGAGTTAGAAAAACAGGGTATAAGTAGAGATAAATATGAAAATATTTTACAGGGACCAGGAAGTGGAATAACATATAATGGAACAGTTTATGTACCAATACAAATGTTTAATGAAGGGAATAGTTGGGGTGGTGATTTTACGTCAACTTCTGGCTTTATTTATTCTAATGATAATGGAGAGACATGGAAAGTGGCAACATTAGAAGGAATATTACCCCAAGGAGAAACACCAGGAGAAACTGTAAGTACAAGTGAAAGCAGTGTTTTTTATCATAAAGGAAAAATTCATTTAGCTGCAAAAGTTGAAAATGGGGCTAATTATGATGAATTTTCTGGAAAAAGGGTAGTATATTCATATGATAATGGAAAATGGGAAAAAGTAAATGAAGATTTTTTACCTGAAGATATGGCAAAATGTGAGACTAGTTCATTATCGTTAAGCGAAGATGTTTATTTAGTCGGGTATTCAACTGAAACAGATGGGACAAGAATTAATACTTATATAACTACTAATACAGGAAGAAAAATCAAAATTTTTGATGGGCCGACATATGGATATACTTCTATGACTGCAGATGAAGATAATTTATATGCATTATTTGAAACAAGTCAGGGTAAAGCAGATATAGACATGAGAAGATTTGATATATCAGCAAAAGAATATGCAAATGTAAATGCACAAATCTTAAATAGAGCTAATTCAATTTTAGATATACAAGATAAATTATTTGCAAGTAGATCATATTTAACAGGACAATATGGAAGTCAAGATAGAAGTGAAGTAGAAGCGGTAGTTTTAAATGGAAACTATAAAATAGGAGCTTTCCATAAAAATACAAAGAAAAATAGTGAAGATGTATATAGAACAATAGAATATAAAACAGAAGATACAACTTTAGTTTTATCCCAAGATAACTTATTTACAAACAATGATAATATTTTTATAGGATATCAATATACAAAATTAGAATATATAAATGGAAGTAAAAATGATGTAAATTCTTTTGTGATGGGATACTCAGGAAGATATAATTTTAAAGATGTATACAATTATCATTTTGCGCTAAATGGAATTTATAGTAATAATAAATTAAAAAGAAATGATGCAGAAGGATTAGGAAAGAGTGCAAGTTTTGATAGTTATAGTATTTCTATGAAAAATGAAATAAATAGAGATATAGATTTATATGAAAGTGCGAAATTTAATGTAGGATTAGGATTAAAAACAACATATTTTGGTCATGATGACATAAAAGAAAAAAATGGAAATGGGTTTAATGATGCTTTTGTAGATAAATCTAATAATTTTTCAAATGAAATATATATCAAAGCTAGAGTTGATAAAGATGTAAGATTAAATGAGAAGTTTGGATTGAATTTTGGAACAGAATTGAAATATAAAAAAGAATTAATGAATGTAGATGAGTGGAAAGATAAATTTACAGTGTTAGATGTAGAAAAAGAGTATTCAAGACCATTATCTAAGCATGATGGTGGAGTAGTAGAAGCTAAAATTTCAGCAAGTTTAGATATAGCTGATAAGGTAGAAACTTCTATATCATATTCAATAGATTCAACAGGAGAAGGGGTAACTAAAGGAGCAATAACATATAAATTTTGA
- a CDS encoding aminoacyl-histidine dipeptidase, which translates to MLRKLEGLKPERVFYYFEEISKIPRESYNEKEISDYLIEFGKRLNLETYQDKHYNVILRKKGCEDLPTVIIQGHMDMVCEKENESNHDFKKDPIKLVVDKNILRADKTTLGGDNGIALAMGMAILEDESIKNGIELLVTTSEEVDLNGALSLEPNLLKGKMLINLDSEDEGIVTVGSAGGVEIDIALPITKHEVPHASVYTIVLDKLQGGHSGTEINQNRCNANKIMAELLEELSKDDKFTLVEISGGSKDNAIPRRSKAIIASNENMEDKIIIACNKLKEKYIKLEPEIHFEVETTIGKNIIAISKESFKKYLKTIKELPTGVNTMMKEYPEIVESSDNLAIVKTLDDCINIIISLRSSEPSVLEELKNKISDILKDNEAKFEFSAGYPEWRFRADSKLRDKALEVYKKMYNKDMKVEVIHAGLECGAISQNYSDIDFISIGPNLREVHTPSEYLEIDSVERVYNYLIELIKSL; encoded by the coding sequence ATATTGAGAAAATTAGAAGGGTTAAAACCAGAAAGAGTATTCTATTATTTTGAAGAAATTTCAAAAATTCCAAGAGAATCATATAATGAAAAAGAGATAAGTGATTATTTAATTGAATTTGGAAAAAGATTAAATTTAGAAACTTATCAAGACAAACATTATAATGTGATTTTGAGAAAGAAAGGTTGCGAAGATTTGCCAACTGTTATTATCCAAGGACATATGGATATGGTGTGTGAAAAAGAAAATGAAAGTAACCATGACTTTAAAAAAGATCCCATTAAATTAGTAGTAGATAAAAATATATTAAGAGCTGATAAGACAACTCTTGGTGGAGATAATGGAATAGCTCTAGCAATGGGGATGGCAATATTAGAAGATGAATCTATAAAAAATGGAATAGAACTACTTGTTACAACATCTGAAGAAGTAGATTTAAATGGAGCACTATCACTAGAGCCAAATTTACTTAAAGGTAAAATGCTAATTAATTTAGATTCTGAAGATGAAGGAATAGTAACTGTAGGATCAGCTGGTGGAGTAGAAATAGATATAGCATTACCAATTACAAAACATGAAGTGCCACATGCAAGTGTATATACTATAGTGCTTGATAAATTACAAGGTGGGCATTCAGGAACTGAGATTAACCAGAATAGATGCAATGCTAATAAAATTATGGCAGAGTTATTGGAGGAACTATCAAAAGATGATAAATTTACATTGGTAGAAATAAGTGGTGGAAGCAAGGATAATGCAATTCCTAGAAGATCTAAAGCCATAATAGCTTCTAATGAAAATATGGAGGATAAAATTATTATAGCTTGTAACAAGCTTAAAGAAAAATATATCAAGTTAGAGCCAGAGATTCACTTTGAAGTAGAAACAACAATAGGAAAAAATATCATAGCAATTTCTAAGGAAAGTTTTAAGAAATATTTGAAAACTATAAAAGAATTGCCAACTGGTGTTAATACTATGATGAAAGAATATCCTGAAATAGTTGAATCTTCAGATAATTTAGCAATAGTAAAAACATTAGATGACTGTATAAATATTATAATCTCTTTAAGAAGTTCAGAGCCTAGTGTGTTAGAAGAACTAAAAAATAAGATTTCTGATATTTTAAAAGATAATGAAGCTAAGTTTGAATTTTCAGCAGGATATCCAGAATGGAGATTTAGAGCAGATTCTAAATTAAGAGATAAGGCTTTAGAAGTTTATAAAAAGATGTATAATAAAGATATGAAAGTTGAAGTTATTCATGCTGGACTTGAATGTGGAGCAATTTCACAAAATTATAGTGATATTGACTTTATAAGTATTGGTCCAAATTTGAGAGAAGTACATACTCCAAGTGAATATCTTGAAATTGATTCAGTTGAAAGAGTATATAATTATTTAATTGAATTAATAAAATCTTTATAG
- a CDS encoding methionine ABC transporter ATP-binding protein produces MIEIINVNKVYPNGYHAVKDVSLTINDGDIFGVIGLSGAGKSSLIRLLNRLEEPTSGKIIIDGVDMTSLSKKELLERRKKIGMIFQHFNLLSSRTVGENVAFALEIVGWKKSDIDKRVDELLELVELKDKKSYYPSQLSGGQKQRVAIARALANNPDVLLSDEATSALDPKTTKSILDLIRNIQKKFGLTVVMITHQMEVIRDICNKVAVMSDGKVVETGGVHHIFSSPKSEVTKELISYLPGIEEKGVKLMKTPGKNILRLEFLGVIADEPIISKAVRTFNIDFSILGGSIDNLSTMKVGHLFIELSGDMKQQNEAIEWFKNEAGVITEVIYNGI; encoded by the coding sequence GTGATAGAAATAATTAACGTGAATAAAGTATATCCAAATGGCTATCATGCAGTAAAGGATGTTTCACTTACGATTAATGATGGGGATATTTTTGGAGTAATCGGACTTAGTGGTGCAGGAAAATCATCATTAATAAGACTTTTAAATAGGCTAGAGGAACCAACTAGTGGAAAAATTATTATAGATGGTGTTGATATGACATCTCTTTCAAAAAAAGAGCTTTTAGAAAGAAGAAAAAAAATTGGAATGATATTTCAACACTTTAATTTGCTTTCATCTAGAACAGTTGGAGAAAATGTGGCATTTGCTCTTGAGATTGTAGGTTGGAAAAAATCTGATATAGATAAAAGAGTAGATGAACTTTTAGAACTTGTAGAGTTAAAAGATAAAAAAAGCTACTATCCATCACAACTTTCTGGTGGACAAAAGCAAAGAGTTGCTATAGCAAGAGCACTTGCAAATAATCCAGATGTTTTATTATCAGATGAAGCAACTTCTGCCTTAGATCCTAAAACAACAAAATCAATATTAGACTTGATTAGAAATATACAAAAGAAATTTGGACTTACAGTTGTGATGATAACTCATCAAATGGAAGTAATAAGAGATATATGCAATAAAGTTGCTGTAATGTCAGATGGAAAAGTTGTTGAAACAGGTGGAGTACACCATATATTTTCTTCTCCTAAAAGTGAAGTTACGAAAGAACTTATATCATATTTACCAGGAATAGAAGAAAAAGGCGTAAAACTTATGAAAACACCAGGAAAAAATATATTGAGACTTGAATTTTTAGGAGTTATTGCAGACGAACCAATAATTTCAAAGGCAGTGAGAACATTTAATATTGACTTTAGTATATTAGGTGGTTCTATTGATAATTTATCTACAATGAAAGTAGGACATCTTTTTATAGAATTATCAGGTGATATGAAACAACAAAATGAAGCAATAGAATGGTTTAAAAATGAAGCTGGAGTAATTACAGAGGTGATTTACAATGGTATTTAA
- a CDS encoding MetQ/NlpA family ABC transporter substrate-binding protein, whose protein sequence is MKNKVKALLLGAFLTVSSVGFAGELKVGASPVPHAEILNLVKEDLKNQGVDLKIVDFTDYVTPNLALADKEIDANYFQHDPYLEKFASERGLKLVNAGKVHVEPLGVFSRKVNSLEEIPNKGVIAIPSDPSNGGRALILLHNKGVIKLNDPTNLYVTEFDIVENPKNLKFKPIEAPQLPRVLPDVAAAVINGNYVLEAGFSPVKDALALEGEESPYANIIAVREGEQNNEDIVKLLNALRSEKVKQYILDNYNGGVVPAF, encoded by the coding sequence ATGAAAAACAAAGTAAAAGCGTTGTTATTAGGAGCATTTTTAACAGTTAGTTCAGTTGGGTTTGCAGGAGAACTAAAAGTTGGAGCAAGTCCAGTACCACATGCGGAAATTTTAAATCTTGTAAAAGAAGATCTTAAAAATCAAGGTGTAGATCTTAAAATAGTTGATTTTACAGACTATGTAACACCAAATTTAGCTTTAGCAGATAAAGAGATTGATGCTAACTATTTCCAACATGATCCGTATCTTGAAAAATTTGCATCTGAAAGAGGATTAAAACTTGTTAATGCAGGTAAAGTTCATGTAGAACCACTTGGGGTATTTTCAAGAAAAGTAAATTCTTTAGAAGAAATTCCAAATAAAGGCGTTATAGCTATACCTAGTGATCCATCAAATGGAGGAAGAGCTCTTATTTTATTACATAACAAAGGGGTTATTAAATTAAATGATCCTACAAATCTTTATGTAACTGAATTTGATATTGTTGAAAATCCTAAAAATTTAAAATTTAAACCAATAGAAGCACCACAATTACCTAGAGTTTTACCAGATGTGGCAGCAGCTGTTATAAATGGTAACTATGTACTAGAAGCAGGATTTTCGCCAGTTAAAGATGCACTTGCATTAGAAGGAGAAGAATCACCTTATGCAAATATTATAGCAGTAAGAGAAGGGGAACAAAATAATGAGGATATAGTAAAACTTTTAAATGCACTAAGAAGTGAAAAAGTAAAACAATATATTCTTGATAACTATAATGGTGGAGTTGTTCCAGCATTCTAA